A stretch of the Thiocystis violascens DSM 198 genome encodes the following:
- the rlmKL gene encoding bifunctional 23S rRNA (guanine(2069)-N(7))-methyltransferase RlmK/23S rRNA (guanine(2445)-N(2))-methyltransferase RlmL, whose amino-acid sequence MSPHLFFASAPKHMGSLLAEELIRLGMSDATETRGGARFSGRLEDGYRACLWSRVANRILLPLGQSPAVGPDDLYAAAADIRWEDHLTPEHTFAVQFDGDLKGINHPHFAVLRVKDAIADHFMSRLGRRPSVDQDHPDLRIHVYAHQDSVGISLDLSGDSLHLRGYRDEGSAAPLKENLAAALLLRAGWPEIAAEGGALLDPMCGSGTLVIEGALIAADIAPGLLRERFGFHGWTQFDDTVWQRLLDEAHIRRDAGLKRLGALRGYDQNPNAIRASIHHLARAGLEGLAHFERRELSDCRPGRVEDEGLVIVNPPYGERLGEEDELPALYARLGSVLKDRFLGWRAAVFTGTPDLGKYMGLRAVRMHTLYNGPIECKLLHFQVEPQYFVTNQPRPLPPEARSPSADMLANRLKKNLKALRKWQRDEQIDCLRLYDADLPEYALAVDIYAGKQRWVQVQEYAAPASIDPKKARHRLREALGLIPEVLEVPGEQVYFKVRQPQKGSNQYERLDETGHFHEVAEGGHRFLVNFEDYLDTGLFLDHRDVRRLIGTLAPGKRFLNLFGYTGTATVYAARSGALSSTTVDMSNTYLDWAQSNLTLNGIDLEQHELVQADCLRWLDRTAGRRQYDLIFLDPPSFSTSKRMYGTLDIQRDHVSLIHSTLRLLEPDGVLIFSNNLRRFRIDLEGLAGLEVTDISAETLPRDFARNPRIHNCWKIRYPGA is encoded by the coding sequence ATGTCCCCTCACCTTTTTTTCGCATCCGCCCCGAAGCACATGGGCAGTCTGCTCGCCGAGGAACTCATCCGGCTCGGCATGTCCGACGCCACCGAGACGCGCGGCGGCGCGCGCTTCTCAGGCCGATTGGAAGACGGTTATCGAGCCTGTCTCTGGTCGCGGGTCGCCAATCGCATCCTGTTGCCCTTGGGCCAGTCTCCGGCCGTCGGGCCTGACGATCTCTACGCGGCGGCGGCGGACATTCGCTGGGAGGACCATCTGACGCCGGAGCACACCTTCGCGGTCCAGTTCGACGGCGACCTGAAAGGCATCAATCATCCGCACTTCGCCGTGCTGCGGGTCAAGGATGCGATCGCCGACCACTTCATGAGCCGGCTCGGGCGGCGTCCGAGCGTCGATCAGGATCATCCCGACCTGCGCATCCATGTCTACGCCCATCAGGACAGCGTCGGCATCAGTCTCGACCTATCCGGCGACTCGCTGCATCTGCGCGGCTATCGCGACGAAGGCTCGGCGGCCCCGCTGAAGGAAAATCTCGCCGCCGCCCTGCTGCTGCGCGCCGGCTGGCCGGAGATTGCCGCCGAAGGCGGCGCGCTGCTCGACCCCATGTGCGGCTCGGGCACGCTCGTCATCGAGGGCGCCCTGATCGCGGCCGACATCGCACCCGGATTGCTGCGCGAGCGCTTCGGCTTCCACGGCTGGACCCAGTTCGATGACACGGTCTGGCAACGCCTGCTTGACGAGGCCCACATTCGCCGCGACGCCGGTTTAAAACGACTCGGCGCGCTGCGCGGTTACGACCAGAATCCCAACGCGATCCGCGCCTCCATCCACCATCTGGCTCGGGCCGGGCTTGAGGGCCTGGCGCATTTCGAGCGGCGCGAGCTGTCCGACTGCCGGCCGGGCCGGGTCGAGGACGAGGGCCTGGTCATCGTCAATCCGCCCTATGGCGAGCGCCTGGGGGAAGAGGACGAACTGCCGGCCCTCTACGCCCGCCTGGGCTCGGTCCTCAAGGATCGCTTCCTCGGCTGGCGCGCGGCGGTCTTCACCGGCACACCGGATTTGGGCAAGTACATGGGTCTGCGGGCGGTCAGAATGCACACGCTCTATAACGGACCCATCGAGTGCAAGCTCCTGCACTTTCAGGTCGAACCACAGTATTTCGTCACCAACCAGCCGCGCCCATTGCCGCCGGAAGCGCGCAGTCCGAGCGCCGACATGCTCGCCAACCGGCTCAAAAAGAACCTGAAGGCGCTGCGCAAATGGCAGCGCGACGAGCAGATCGACTGTCTGCGCCTCTATGACGCCGATCTGCCCGAATACGCGCTCGCCGTGGACATCTATGCCGGCAAGCAGCGCTGGGTGCAGGTGCAGGAATACGCCGCGCCCGCCAGCATCGATCCAAAAAAGGCCCGCCACCGTCTGCGCGAGGCGTTGGGGCTCATCCCGGAAGTCCTGGAAGTGCCTGGCGAGCAGGTTTACTTCAAGGTGCGTCAGCCCCAAAAGGGGTCGAACCAGTACGAGCGCCTCGACGAGACCGGCCATTTTCACGAAGTCGCCGAGGGCGGGCATCGTTTCCTGGTCAATTTCGAGGATTATCTGGATACCGGTCTGTTCCTGGACCATCGCGACGTGCGCCGACTGATCGGCACGCTGGCGCCGGGCAAGCGTTTCCTGAATCTGTTCGGCTATACCGGCACGGCGACCGTCTACGCGGCCAGGTCTGGCGCCCTTTCCAGCACCACGGTGGACATGTCGAACACCTATCTCGACTGGGCACAGAGCAATCTGACCCTGAACGGAATCGATCTGGAGCAACACGAACTGGTCCAGGCCGACTGTCTGCGCTGGCTGGACCGCACGGCTGGCCGACGACAGTACGACCTGATCTTTCTCGATCCGCCGAGCTTTTCGACCTCCAAGCGGATGTACGGCACGCTCGATATTCAGCGCGATCATGTGAGCCTGATCCATTCCACGCTGCGCCTGCTGGAGCCGGACGGAGTGCTGATCTTCTCCAACAACCTGCGCCGCTTCCGCATCGATCTGGAGGGGTTGGCGGGGCTGGAGGTGACTGACATCAGCGCCGAGACCCTGCCGCGGGATTTTGCCCGGAATCCGCGGATCCACAATTGCTGGAAGATCCGTTATCCGGGCGCGTGA
- the lpdA gene encoding dihydrolipoyl dehydrogenase gives MNETIEIKVPDIGDFKDVEVIEVLVSPGDQVTEEASLIALESDKTTMEIPAPCAGTVKSVSVKVGDRVSQNAAILTLEVDSEAAARVRSGAAANVAGDQGPADLVTEVVILGAGPGGYTAAFRAADLGKKVVLIERYETLGGVCLNVGCIPSKALLHTAVIMEEVKTLGVMGVTYAAPEVDLDQMRAGKNQVVAKLTGGLAAMAKQRKVQVIQGSGRFESPNRIGVETKEGRVRIQFDQAIIACGSSSIKIPGFPHEDPRVMDSTDALALADVPERMLIVGGGIIGLEMASVYSALGSKIDVVEFKDQLMPGCDLDLVRCVEKIIKKRYDRIMLETKVASLSASAEGIKAVFEGKHPGESTYDKVLVAVGRLPNGKLINAEAAGVKVDQHGFIKVDQHMRTNVPNIFAIGDVVGGPMLAHKATHEAKVAAEVIAGLPALFDPLTIPSVAYTDPEVAWMGLTETKAKADGIPYEKGVFPWAASGRALGIHRDEGMTKLLFDPETKRILGAGIAGPNAGELIGEAVLALEMGADMEDIGLTIHPHPTLCETIGLAAEMAHGSITDLIAPKKR, from the coding sequence ATGAACGAAACGATCGAAATCAAGGTTCCGGATATCGGCGACTTCAAGGATGTGGAAGTCATCGAGGTGCTGGTATCGCCCGGCGACCAAGTCACTGAAGAAGCGTCACTGATCGCCCTCGAAAGCGACAAGACGACCATGGAAATTCCCGCTCCGTGCGCGGGAACCGTCAAGTCCGTCAGCGTCAAGGTTGGCGACCGGGTCTCGCAAAACGCTGCCATCCTCACGCTGGAGGTCGACAGCGAAGCCGCCGCCCGCGTCAGATCCGGCGCCGCGGCAAACGTCGCCGGCGATCAAGGCCCGGCGGATCTGGTGACCGAGGTCGTGATCCTCGGCGCCGGTCCCGGCGGCTACACCGCCGCCTTCCGCGCCGCCGATCTGGGCAAGAAAGTGGTCCTGATCGAGCGTTACGAAACGCTCGGCGGGGTCTGTCTCAATGTCGGCTGCATCCCCTCCAAGGCGCTGCTGCATACCGCCGTCATCATGGAAGAGGTCAAAACGCTGGGCGTCATGGGCGTCACCTACGCCGCCCCCGAGGTCGATCTCGACCAGATGCGCGCGGGCAAGAATCAGGTGGTCGCCAAGCTCACCGGCGGACTCGCCGCCATGGCCAAGCAGCGCAAGGTGCAGGTGATCCAGGGCAGCGGGCGTTTCGAGTCGCCCAATCGCATCGGTGTCGAAACCAAGGAAGGCCGGGTACGCATCCAGTTCGACCAGGCCATCATCGCCTGCGGTTCGTCCTCGATCAAAATCCCCGGCTTTCCGCATGAAGATCCGCGCGTCATGGACTCCACCGACGCGCTCGCGCTGGCCGATGTGCCGGAGCGGATGCTGATCGTCGGGGGCGGCATCATCGGTCTGGAGATGGCGAGCGTCTACAGCGCGCTCGGCTCGAAGATCGACGTGGTGGAGTTCAAGGACCAACTCATGCCCGGCTGCGACCTGGATCTGGTCCGCTGTGTCGAGAAGATCATCAAGAAACGCTACGACCGGATCATGCTGGAAACCAAGGTCGCCAGTCTGAGCGCCAGCGCCGAGGGCATCAAGGCCGTCTTCGAGGGCAAGCATCCCGGCGAGTCGACCTACGACAAGGTGCTGGTCGCGGTGGGCCGTCTGCCCAACGGCAAGCTGATCAATGCCGAGGCCGCCGGGGTCAAGGTCGATCAGCATGGCTTCATCAAGGTCGATCAGCACATGCGCACCAACGTGCCCAACATCTTCGCCATTGGCGACGTGGTTGGCGGCCCGATGCTGGCCCACAAGGCGACTCACGAGGCCAAGGTCGCCGCTGAGGTGATCGCCGGACTGCCCGCGCTCTTCGACCCGCTGACCATTCCCTCGGTCGCCTACACCGACCCCGAGGTCGCCTGGATGGGGCTGACCGAAACCAAGGCCAAGGCCGACGGCATCCCCTACGAAAAAGGCGTCTTCCCCTGGGCCGCGAGCGGCCGCGCGCTCGGCATCCATCGCGACGAGGGCATGACCAAGCTGCTGTTCGACCCCGAGACCAAGCGCATCCTTGGGGCCGGCATCGCCGGACCCAACGCCGGCGAACTGATCGGCGAGGCCGTGCTGGCGCTGGAGATGGGCGCGGACATGGAAGACATCGGGCTGACCATCCACCCACATCCGACCCTGTGCGAAACCATCGGGCTGGCGGCGGAGATGGCGCATGGGTCGATTACGGATTTGATTGCGCCGAAGAAGCGTTAG
- a CDS encoding ATP-dependent 6-phosphofructokinase, producing MIPPKEADHLSTQRPRRIGVLTSGGDAPGMNACLRAIVRTAVYHNLEVIGFQRGYCGVLLGEYLTLDARSVANIIHRGGTILGSARCPEMHHVEGLERAASTLKGLGIEALLVIGGNGSMQGALSLAEHWSGQIIGLPGTIDNDLGGTDWTIGFFTALDTALDAADRLRDTAEAFDRIFLLEVMGRHAGWIALFTGIGGGAEEILIPEHAYDPDTIVKRIKESRSRGKRSHIIVVAEGACEGGVSRVAADIEGHGFETRTCVLGHVQRGGSPVALDRYLATELGVFAVQAALDGKSHVLAGKQGKTNRLVPLNEALDGNNQPPMHLLEINRFLAT from the coding sequence ATGATTCCCCCCAAAGAGGCCGACCACTTGAGCACGCAGAGACCGCGACGCATTGGCGTTCTGACCAGTGGGGGAGACGCTCCCGGCATGAATGCCTGCCTGCGCGCCATCGTGCGCACGGCGGTGTATCACAACCTGGAGGTGATCGGTTTCCAGCGCGGTTATTGCGGGGTGCTGCTCGGGGAATACCTGACCCTCGACGCGCGCTCGGTCGCCAACATCATCCATCGCGGCGGAACCATCCTGGGCAGCGCCCGCTGTCCCGAGATGCATCATGTCGAGGGACTGGAGCGCGCGGCGAGTACCCTGAAAGGACTCGGGATCGAGGCCCTGCTCGTGATCGGCGGCAATGGCTCCATGCAAGGCGCGCTGTCGCTCGCCGAGCATTGGTCCGGGCAAATCATCGGACTGCCCGGCACCATCGACAACGATTTGGGTGGCACCGACTGGACCATCGGCTTTTTCACCGCATTGGATACCGCGCTGGATGCCGCCGACCGTCTGCGCGACACCGCCGAGGCGTTCGATCGCATCTTCCTGCTGGAGGTCATGGGACGGCATGCCGGCTGGATCGCCCTGTTCACGGGCATCGGCGGCGGCGCCGAGGAGATTTTGATTCCCGAGCACGCCTACGACCCCGACACCATCGTCAAGCGCATCAAGGAATCCCGTTCCCGCGGCAAGCGCAGCCACATCATTGTCGTGGCCGAAGGCGCCTGCGAAGGGGGCGTGAGCCGGGTGGCGGCGGACATCGAGGGCCACGGCTTCGAGACGCGCACCTGCGTGCTGGGTCATGTCCAGCGCGGCGGCTCGCCAGTGGCGCTGGATCGCTATCTGGCCACCGAACTTGGCGTCTTCGCCGTCCAGGCGGCGCTTGATGGCAAGAGCCATGTACTCGCGGGCAAGCAGGGGAAGACCAATCGGTTGGTCCCACTGAACGAGGCCCTGGATGGCAATAACCAACCGCCCATGCATCTGCTGGAGATTAACCGCTTCCTGGCGACCTGA
- the aceF gene encoding dihydrolipoyllysine-residue acetyltransferase produces the protein MATVEEILLPDIGDFSNVEVIEILVAPGDRIEVEQSVLTLESEKATIEIPSPKSGVVKEIIAKVGGKISQGSPLMTLEVSETAEASDVSTPTAEPAVATPEVQPYRPSAATLATRPAPKAPGKSVDSGETVSVVLPDVGDFSDVPVVEILIAPGDRIEVNQSLLTLETDKATMEIPSPQAGVVEEVVVKLGDTLNPGDLILTLRAEPGAETSPPAAREAERPPPRPTPSQTATSIPDTAAERSTVSVRAHGEAERRQAPVLPRPEDMTAIAKGRKPHASPGVRRFARQLGVDLARVKGSGPKGRVVKDDVQNFVKQALTQGAGAASATALPFQLPSAPEIDFARFGEVELTELPRIKKISGRHLHRSWITVPHVTQFDEADITELEAFRKNQQEAAAKEGVKLTFLPFLLKVVATALNRMPILKASLSGDGEHLIHKRFTHIGVAVDTPKGLLVPVVRDVDRKSLYALARELTDLSAKARDGKLLPGDMQGGCFSISSLGGIGGTAFTPIVNAPEVAILGVSRSAIKPVWDGEAFAPRLLLPLSLSYDHRVVDGADGARFTALLGQLLGDIRRLLL, from the coding sequence GTGGCAACCGTCGAAGAAATTCTGCTGCCCGACATCGGGGACTTTTCCAATGTCGAGGTGATCGAGATCCTGGTCGCCCCCGGTGACCGGATCGAAGTCGAGCAATCCGTGCTCACCCTAGAAAGCGAAAAAGCGACCATCGAGATTCCCTCGCCTAAGAGCGGCGTGGTGAAGGAGATTATCGCCAAGGTCGGAGGCAAAATCAGCCAGGGTTCGCCGCTGATGACACTTGAGGTGTCGGAGACGGCGGAGGCAAGCGATGTCTCGACTCCGACGGCGGAGCCAGCCGTCGCGACACCGGAAGTTCAGCCGTATCGGCCATCGGCCGCCACGCTCGCGACCCGGCCCGCACCCAAAGCGCCGGGAAAATCCGTCGATAGCGGCGAGACGGTTTCGGTCGTCCTGCCGGACGTGGGCGATTTCAGCGATGTCCCGGTGGTCGAGATCCTGATCGCCCCCGGCGACCGGATCGAGGTCAATCAATCCCTGCTGACGCTGGAGACCGACAAGGCGACCATGGAGATTCCCTCGCCTCAGGCGGGCGTGGTCGAGGAAGTAGTCGTGAAGCTCGGCGATACCCTGAACCCCGGCGATCTGATCCTGACCCTGCGCGCCGAACCCGGCGCCGAGACCAGTCCGCCAGCAGCCAGGGAAGCGGAGCGTCCGCCGCCCCGACCGACGCCGAGTCAGACCGCCACATCGATCCCCGACACCGCCGCCGAACGCTCGACCGTCAGCGTGCGGGCACACGGCGAGGCCGAGCGCCGACAGGCGCCGGTGCTGCCGCGTCCGGAGGATATGACCGCCATCGCCAAAGGCCGTAAGCCACACGCCAGCCCCGGCGTGCGCCGCTTCGCGCGCCAGCTCGGCGTCGACCTGGCGCGGGTCAAGGGGTCAGGCCCCAAGGGTCGCGTGGTCAAGGACGACGTGCAGAACTTCGTCAAACAGGCGCTCACCCAGGGCGCGGGCGCCGCCTCCGCGACGGCGCTGCCCTTCCAGCTCCCCTCGGCCCCCGAGATCGATTTTGCCCGTTTCGGCGAGGTCGAGCTGACCGAACTGCCGCGCATCAAGAAGATTAGCGGACGGCATTTGCATCGCAGTTGGATCACCGTCCCGCATGTCACCCAATTCGACGAGGCGGACATTACCGAACTGGAAGCCTTCCGCAAGAACCAGCAGGAGGCGGCCGCCAAGGAAGGCGTCAAGCTCACCTTCCTGCCCTTCCTGCTCAAGGTCGTCGCCACCGCGCTCAACCGGATGCCGATCCTCAAGGCATCCCTGAGCGGCGATGGCGAACACCTGATCCACAAACGCTTCACGCATATCGGCGTGGCGGTCGACACCCCCAAGGGACTGCTGGTGCCCGTGGTGCGCGACGTGGACCGGAAAAGTCTCTACGCGCTGGCCCGCGAACTGACCGACCTCAGCGCCAAGGCACGCGACGGCAAGCTGTTGCCCGGCGACATGCAGGGCGGCTGCTTCTCCATCTCCAGTCTCGGCGGCATCGGCGGCACCGCCTTCACGCCCATCGTCAACGCCCCTGAGGTCGCCATTCTCGGCGTCTCCCGCTCCGCGATCAAGCCGGTCTGGGACGGTGAAGCGTTCGCGCCGCGACTGCTGCTGCCGCTCTCGCTTTCCTACGATCACCGTGTCGTCGACGGGGCCGATGGGGCACGCTTCACGGCCTTGCTGGGGCAGTTGCTGGGGGATATTCGTCGGTTATTGCTGTAA
- the aceE gene encoding pyruvate dehydrogenase (acetyl-transferring), homodimeric type translates to MINKPDIDPQETQEWLDSLDAVLENEGVERAHFLLERLIDKARRSGAYLPYSANTAYLNTIPVQRQEPFPGDRAMERRIRSFVRWNAMAMVVQANRLSTELGGHISSFASSATLFDIAYTHFLHARDKDHGGDLVFFQGHSAPGIYARAFLEGRLSEEQLYGFRQEVDGNGLSSYPHPWLMPNFWQFPTVSMGLGPLMAIYQARFMRYLRDREVVNTAERKVWAFLGDGEMDEPESLGAISLAARERLDNLVFVVNCNLQRLDGPVRGNGKIIQELEAVFRGAGWNVIKVIWGSYWDPLLARDKQGLLLKRMEECVDGDYQTYKARGGAYTREHFFGKYPELRDMVANMSDEDIWRLNRGGHDPVKVYNAYAQAMMANGKPTVILAKTVKGYGMGVAGEGMNITHSQKKMGETQLKAFRDRFNIPISDDRIGAAPFYKPAADSPEVQYLHKVRERLGGFLPARRDEAAPLEIPGLDAFASLLEGSGDKEMSTTMALVRLLTMIIRDKRIGKYVVPIVPDEARTFGMEGMFRQLGIYSSVGQLYEPVDSDQVMYYREDKKGQILEEGINEAGAMSSWIAAATAYANHGQSMIPFYIYYSMFGFQRIGDLAWAAGDMRARGFLIGGTAGRTTLAGEGLQHQDGHSQVLASTIPNCVAYDPAYAYEMAVIVQDGLRRMYQEKENIFYYITAMNENYVQPAMPEGSEAGILRGMYRVQRGEERSHRVQLLGAGTILREVLAAADLLEKDFDVGSAVWSVTSFNELRREGIDVERWNMLHPEQEQRTTYVEAQLAGTRGPIVAATDYMRTYADQIRPYVPRRYLVLGTDGFGRSDMRSQLRKFFEVNRYYVAIAALKALADEGEIPTTMVSEAIAKYRIDPEKPNPVTV, encoded by the coding sequence ATGATCAACAAGCCCGACATCGATCCTCAAGAGACACAGGAATGGCTCGATTCGCTCGACGCCGTGCTGGAAAACGAAGGCGTCGAACGCGCCCATTTTCTGCTGGAGCGCCTGATCGACAAGGCGCGCCGTTCCGGCGCCTATCTTCCCTATAGCGCCAATACCGCTTACCTGAATACCATCCCCGTGCAGCGCCAGGAACCCTTCCCCGGGGACCGGGCCATGGAGCGACGCATCCGCTCCTTCGTGCGCTGGAACGCGATGGCGATGGTGGTCCAGGCCAATCGTCTGTCGACCGAACTGGGCGGACACATCTCCAGTTTCGCCTCCTCGGCGACCCTCTTCGATATCGCCTACACCCATTTTCTACACGCCCGCGACAAGGATCACGGCGGCGATCTGGTGTTCTTCCAGGGCCATTCCGCGCCCGGCATCTATGCCCGCGCCTTCCTCGAAGGTCGTCTCAGCGAGGAGCAGCTCTACGGTTTCCGGCAGGAAGTGGACGGTAACGGACTCTCCTCCTATCCGCATCCCTGGCTGATGCCCAATTTCTGGCAGTTTCCCACCGTCTCGATGGGGCTCGGCCCCCTGATGGCCATCTATCAGGCGCGCTTCATGCGCTATCTGCGCGACCGCGAAGTGGTCAATACCGCCGAGCGCAAGGTCTGGGCCTTCCTGGGGGACGGCGAGATGGACGAACCCGAGTCGCTCGGTGCCATCTCGCTGGCCGCCCGCGAGCGTCTCGACAACCTGGTGTTCGTCGTCAACTGCAACCTCCAGCGGCTCGACGGCCCGGTGCGCGGCAACGGCAAGATCATCCAGGAACTTGAAGCGGTCTTCCGCGGCGCCGGCTGGAACGTGATCAAGGTGATCTGGGGCAGCTATTGGGATCCGCTCTTGGCGCGCGATAAACAGGGCCTGCTGCTCAAGCGCATGGAAGAGTGCGTCGACGGCGACTATCAGACCTACAAGGCGCGGGGCGGCGCCTATACTCGTGAGCATTTCTTCGGCAAATATCCTGAACTCAGGGACATGGTCGCCAATATGAGCGACGAGGACATCTGGCGTCTCAACCGTGGCGGTCACGATCCGGTCAAGGTCTACAACGCCTATGCGCAGGCCATGATGGCTAACGGCAAACCGACGGTCATCCTGGCCAAGACGGTCAAGGGCTATGGCATGGGCGTGGCCGGCGAGGGGATGAACATTACCCATTCGCAGAAAAAGATGGGCGAAACCCAGCTCAAGGCGTTCCGCGACCGCTTTAATATCCCGATCTCGGACGACCGGATCGGCGCGGCGCCCTTCTACAAGCCGGCGGCGGACAGCCCGGAAGTTCAATATCTGCACAAGGTCCGCGAACGGCTCGGCGGTTTCCTGCCGGCCCGCCGCGACGAGGCCGCGCCGCTTGAGATACCGGGGCTCGACGCCTTCGCGTCGCTGCTCGAAGGTAGCGGCGACAAGGAAATGTCGACCACCATGGCGCTGGTGCGTCTGCTGACCATGATCATCCGCGACAAGCGGATCGGGAAGTATGTCGTCCCCATCGTCCCGGACGAGGCCCGCACCTTTGGCATGGAAGGCATGTTCCGCCAACTCGGCATCTACTCCTCCGTGGGCCAGCTCTACGAGCCGGTGGACTCCGATCAGGTGATGTATTACCGCGAGGACAAAAAGGGGCAGATTCTGGAGGAAGGCATCAACGAGGCCGGCGCCATGTCGTCCTGGATCGCCGCGGCCACCGCCTACGCGAATCATGGTCAAAGCATGATTCCCTTCTATATCTATTACTCGATGTTCGGCTTCCAGCGCATCGGCGACCTGGCGTGGGCGGCGGGCGATATGCGCGCGAGGGGTTTCCTGATCGGCGGCACCGCCGGGCGCACCACGCTCGCTGGCGAGGGTCTGCAACATCAGGACGGACACAGCCAGGTCCTCGCCTCCACCATCCCGAACTGCGTCGCCTACGACCCCGCCTATGCCTACGAGATGGCCGTCATCGTCCAGGACGGGCTGCGGCGGATGTACCAGGAGAAGGAAAACATCTTCTATTACATCACCGCGATGAACGAGAACTATGTTCAGCCGGCCATGCCCGAGGGCAGCGAGGCGGGTATTCTCCGAGGCATGTATCGCGTTCAGCGCGGGGAGGAGCGTAGCCATCGTGTCCAGTTGCTCGGCGCCGGCACCATTCTGCGCGAGGTGCTGGCCGCCGCCGACCTGCTGGAAAAAGACTTCGATGTCGGTTCGGCGGTCTGGAGCGTGACCAGCTTCAACGAGCTGCGGCGCGAGGGCATCGACGTGGAGCGCTGGAACATGCTGCACCCCGAGCAGGAACAGCGCACCACCTATGTCGAGGCCCAACTGGCCGGAACGCGCGGCCCCATCGTCGCGGCCACCGACTATATGCGCACCTACGCCGATCAGATCCGACCCTATGTTCCCCGCCGCTATCTGGTGCTGGGAACCGACGGTTTCGGACGTAGCGACATGCGCAGCCAACTGCGCAAATTTTTCGAGGTGAATCGATATTACGTGGCGATCGCCGCGCTCAAGGCACTGGCGGACGAAGGGGAAATCCCCACGACGATGGTCTCAGAAGCCATCGCGAAGTACCGCATCGACCCGGAAAAGCCCAACCCGGTCACGGTTTGA
- a CDS encoding IS5 family transposase: MSKAGRPPKIHEAEQAVLRQIVTDRPTSTLSEIARELAARTGIEAHEATIRKSLREAGVTRLRGESGLEAQARATPRRYGYTDAHRRHDPDQSYPSCLTDAEWDLVAALFEMPGGRGQPPRVSRRSILEACCYVVRTGCAWRMLPHDFAPWQNVYKTFRRWSAAGKFEQMHDRLRGQWREREGREIAPTAAVLDAQSTRGSPQGGPSGFDAGKQVKGRKRSLVVDTLGFVLAVSVVAANLQDRDAASGAVADAAAKYPQINTLFVDSAYAGQFAQTTEQTHAIRVEVVRHPANKSVGSWHVDGAPDRVVIANADGFVPLPKRWVVERTHAWNERARRLIMHHDRLPAVSETWVWLAEARILLRRLTTTV; this comes from the coding sequence ATGTCGAAAGCTGGTCGTCCCCCCAAGATTCACGAGGCGGAGCAAGCGGTATTGCGTCAAATTGTCACGGATCGCCCGACCTCCACGCTGTCAGAGATTGCCCGGGAACTCGCGGCACGGACGGGAATCGAGGCTCATGAAGCAACGATTCGCAAGTCCTTGCGGGAGGCGGGCGTCACGCGCCTCCGGGGCGAGAGTGGTCTCGAGGCGCAAGCGCGCGCAACGCCGCGTCGGTATGGGTATACGGATGCGCATCGTCGCCACGACCCCGACCAAAGCTACCCAAGTTGTCTGACCGATGCGGAGTGGGACTTGGTCGCCGCTCTCTTTGAGATGCCGGGCGGGCGGGGTCAACCGCCCCGCGTGTCGCGCCGGAGCATCCTGGAGGCGTGTTGCTACGTGGTGCGCACGGGGTGCGCGTGGCGGATGCTGCCGCACGATTTCGCGCCTTGGCAGAATGTCTACAAGACGTTTCGCCGTTGGAGTGCGGCTGGGAAGTTTGAGCAGATGCATGATCGACTGCGGGGGCAATGGCGCGAACGCGAGGGGCGTGAGATCGCGCCGACGGCGGCGGTGCTGGATGCGCAATCGACCCGCGGCTCGCCGCAGGGTGGACCGAGCGGCTTTGATGCGGGCAAGCAGGTCAAGGGGCGCAAGCGCAGCCTGGTGGTCGATACCTTGGGGTTCGTGTTGGCGGTGAGCGTGGTCGCGGCCAATCTTCAGGACCGCGATGCCGCCTCGGGCGCCGTCGCTGACGCGGCCGCCAAGTACCCCCAGATCAACACGCTGTTTGTCGATAGCGCCTACGCCGGTCAATTTGCCCAAACCACCGAGCAGACCCACGCGATCCGCGTGGAAGTCGTGCGCCATCCAGCCAACAAAAGCGTTGGCTCCTGGCACGTGGACGGGGCGCCTGACCGAGTGGTGATCGCCAACGCCGACGGCTTCGTTCCGCTGCCGAAGCGCTGGGTTGTCGAGCGCACCCATGCGTGGAATGAGCGTGCCCGTCGATTGATCATGCATCATGACCGTCTGCCAGCGGTCTCCGAAACCTGGGTTTGGCTGGCGGAGGCGCGCATCCTGCTGCGGCGGTTGACCACAACGGTTTGA
- the lexA gene encoding transcriptional repressor LexA encodes MVQPAYLLFPKRTRLVWDPTLEPLDLDTEPGVEIPLLGYVAAGRPVETPEDYETVTVPSQMVTKNSYALRVRGHSMIDDQIQDGDIIIVEKRQTAENGETVVALINGERVTLKRFYVEPNGIRLQPANPDMEPLYLRHDEIEILGIVSGTVRMSR; translated from the coding sequence ATGGTGCAACCCGCGTATCTGCTCTTCCCGAAACGCACGCGTCTGGTCTGGGATCCCACCCTGGAACCGCTCGACCTGGACACCGAACCCGGCGTGGAGATTCCGCTCCTGGGCTATGTCGCCGCAGGTCGTCCGGTGGAAACCCCCGAGGATTACGAGACCGTCACGGTCCCCAGCCAGATGGTGACCAAGAACAGCTACGCGCTGCGGGTGCGTGGGCATTCGATGATCGACGATCAGATCCAGGACGGCGATATCATCATCGTCGAGAAGCGCCAGACGGCGGAGAACGGCGAGACGGTGGTTGCCCTGATCAACGGCGAGCGCGTCACGCTGAAGCGCTTCTATGTCGAGCCGAACGGTATCCGCCTGCAACCGGCCAACCCCGACATGGAGCCGCTCTATCTGCGCCATGACGAGATCGAGATCCTGGGGATCGTCTCCGGCACGGTGCGCATGAGCCGTTAA